The sequence ATCTTTCTGTAAAAACTGAACTTTCTAATGGTATAAAATCTAAATTTTTTCTTAAATTAATTTTATCTCCTTTCCCAGTCATTACCCAACTTCTAAGTCCTTTTTTTAGTTCTAGCTTTTCTTGTTTTTTTTCAGAAATTGTGAAATCAATAATATTATTTTGAGAGTCTGAAGTTAATATAATTACTTTATTACCTTGCATTGCTAAACCATGAGCGATTTGAACAGTTAAAAATGTTTTTCCTATTCCACCTTTATTTACTTTCAAAGTATAAACTTTTCCTATTTTTTCTTCTCTATCAATTAATACTTTATCTTCTTTAGTAGTTATATTTACAACATTATCATTTTTAGTAATTTTTAAGGTATCAACAACTCCAAAAGGAATATTTAATTTAGCTACATAATAATCTTTATCTTTATATACTTTACTAAAATTAATATTTACATTTTTTTTATATTCTATCAAATTTCCATGTATATCTTTTTCTTCTATTTCTTCGTCTACTCTTCCTTTTTTTAGAGTAATTACCCTATCTTTAAAAGAAAAAATTATTTGATTTTCCTCTTTACTTATATTAAGAGCTTCTATTATATTTTTATCCACAGTTAATACTGCATTATTAAAACTTCCATTTTTTTTATAAAACATTCCAACTTTCTTTTTCATTGATAACTCCTCTATAAAAAACTAAGTCGCATGCATGCGACTTAGTTAGTTTTAAATCTATCCTATTTTAACATAAATTTGGTATGATATCAAGTTTTTTATAAAGTTATCTCCCTTAAAATATCAAAAGCTAACTCCTCTTTTGATTTTTCTGGAATACTTTTTATTTCATTTTCTCCTTTAATAATATAAATTTCATTCGTATTTTTTTGCATATTACTTGCATCATTTGCTACAATCATATTTAAATTTTTCTTTTTTAACTTTCCTAGAGCATTTTCAATTAAATTTTGTGTTTCTGCAGCAAATCCTACTAAAAATTGGTTGTTTTTTAATTTGCCCATTTCTAAAAGAATGTCTGGATTTCTATCTAAAACAATAGTTAAATCTCCATCTTTTTTCTTTATTTTCTCATTTGAATAGTATTTTGGTTTATAGTCTGCTACTGCAGCACAAGCTATAGCTCCATCAACATCTTTAAATCTTTTTATAACTTCTTCATACATCTCTTGAGCACTTCTAACTTGTACAAACTCTAATAATCCCTCTGGTTTTGATAAATTTGTAGGCCCTGATACCAATATTACCTTTGCTCCCATTTTTACTGCTGCCTTTGCTAAAGCATATCCCATTTGTCCACTAGACCTATTTGAAAGATATCTTACTGGATCAATAGCTTCTTCTGTTCTTCCTGCTGTTATTAAAATTGTCTTTCCAATAAATTTTTTTTCAACCTCTGTATTTTCTTTTTCTAAAATATTTACTATCTCTTCCTCATCTTTTAATCTTCCTTTAGCATTAACATTACAAGCTAAAAATCCTTCATCAGCTTCAATAAATTTATAGCCAAATCTCTTTAATTTTTCTATATTTTCTTTTAAAATAGGATTTTCATACATATTCACATTCATAGCTAATGCAAAATAAACTTGTTTCTTGCATGCAGATATTACAGTTGATAACATATCATCTGCTATTCCATTTGCTACTTTACCCACAATATTATATGTAGCAGGTGCAACTAATACAACATCAGCCCATTCAGCTAATGATATATGCTCCACTTCAAAATGAGGATTCTTATCCCACATATCAACATAAACTCTATTTCTAGATAAAGTTTCTAATGTTAATGGTGTAATTATTTTAGTAGCACTTTCTGTCATAATTACTTTTACGTTATATCCTTTTTTCTTTAATTTTGAAATAATATTAGCAGATTTATAAGCTGCTATTCCTCCTGTAACTCCTACAAGTATATTTTTCATTTTAACTCCTTATTTTACTACTCTTCTTTCAAGATAGTATTCTTCTCTTTTAGTAATAAATTCTTTTATTTGTGACTCTTTAAAACCTAGATTTATAAGTTTTTCAAAGTCATAATTTAATAAATCTTCCATAAACTCTATATCATTTTCAACAAAAATATTTATTAATTTTCTACTTTTACTATATATTTTAGATACTCTCTCTCCCTTATTAAGATATGTAACAATTTCCCATTCAATAAATTCTTTAGATAAGAATTTTTGTAATTTTATCTTTCCATCTTCATAATTTCTAATATCTGGTGAAATTTTCTCAAAAGTTTCTAAAGTAACATCTTGAATATATTTTAATTCTAATCCTAATAAAGCAGCAACTAATTCTTTATATTTTACAGCAGAAAAAAACTTTTCTATATCTACTTTATAATAATATTTATCTTTTTTAGAAGATAAATTATACTCTCCTATTACAGCTTTTAATCTGTTATTTTCCTCTTTTGTATCTTTTATATTTTTTTCTATTAATTCAAGCTGTTTACTATTTATTGAATTACTAGTATTTACAGAGATATTTTGATTAAATTTATCTATTTCATTT comes from uncultured Fusobacterium sp. and encodes:
- the coaBC gene encoding bifunctional phosphopantothenoylcysteine decarboxylase/phosphopantothenate--cysteine ligase CoaBC codes for the protein MKNILVGVTGGIAAYKSANIISKLKKKGYNVKVIMTESATKIITPLTLETLSRNRVYVDMWDKNPHFEVEHISLAEWADVVLVAPATYNIVGKVANGIADDMLSTVISACKKQVYFALAMNVNMYENPILKENIEKLKRFGYKFIEADEGFLACNVNAKGRLKDEEEIVNILEKENTEVEKKFIGKTILITAGRTEEAIDPVRYLSNRSSGQMGYALAKAAVKMGAKVILVSGPTNLSKPEGLLEFVQVRSAQEMYEEVIKRFKDVDGAIACAAVADYKPKYYSNEKIKKKDGDLTIVLDRNPDILLEMGKLKNNQFLVGFAAETQNLIENALGKLKKKNLNMIVANDASNMQKNTNEIYIIKGENEIKSIPEKSKEELAFDILREITL
- a CDS encoding ParA family protein, which translates into the protein MKKKVGMFYKKNGSFNNAVLTVDKNIIEALNISKEENQIIFSFKDRVITLKKGRVDEEIEEKDIHGNLIEYKKNVNINFSKVYKDKDYYVAKLNIPFGVVDTLKITKNDNVVNITTKEDKVLIDREEKIGKVYTLKVNKGGIGKTFLTVQIAHGLAMQGNKVIILTSDSQNNIIDFTISEKKQEKLELKKGLRSWVMTGKGDKINLRKNLDFIPLESSVFTERFLEKLPLFIGHLKREYDYVLIDSIPTMKIDTEFVKCSDKIIIPAFCDIPTLKGVINVIEEAGVEKIHGILVNLYRATVTQKEILGTLKNILKETDVVFPEPIKETSIIESLVKKGKTVWESKAKTIEEAQNSLLDIIIEM